Proteins encoded by one window of Scatophagus argus isolate fScaArg1 chromosome 8, fScaArg1.pri, whole genome shotgun sequence:
- the LOC124063694 gene encoding uncharacterized protein LOC124063694 isoform X5, translated as MDRSDTDELNIQMPPVAEDNSRINRNITPPACGTSGLASVLSIFCFGLVSGAPGGLLLGGTAVVVLQSLELLSDNRVLMDQLEKYITAEYYLERKLKEFLQWETNNAVNFHISIFAEMFGLLSSLLSLAAGIYIGFSTYSVVIKQKDEAAMGKALSMAGSVSLVSVTATGYILGLTLEGFLFITMNGSILLSFFIPVVVVCLFTIIIEVSFNLHSHKSYSLWLFTPTVVFYLFIMGLISKMRLILLVILTPMILALKELEKSHSIKLTTLTVPLMLIICDLYEVAGQQIVTLQPPTSTDTSSVVPEAIFVGLLTSLLWTVTVGMSLFESWQRGGAGKICATAAGSGAAVLGVIKLALPVLGPGPTVGALVGVAGAAGVSVSAAVAVTEQHGREVDHYGLVGSVGVTMGAAVGAFLSSCVHSGLSGMFMALCAATVPAGMFLYSIFWRLFVCLWMCTYIAALFLSFTHIVWLDKAVDMFFLSNVYLCVYLWYLSEE; from the exons ATGGACCGATCTGACACTG ATGAGCTGAACATTCAGATGCCTCCTGTTGCAGAGGACAACAGCAGGATCAACAG AAATATCACACCACCTGCCTGTGGTACCTCTg GTTTGGCATCAGTCCTTTCCATCTTTTGCTTTGGACTGGTGTCAGGAGCTCCAGGAGGTCTTCTGCTGGGAGGGACAGCAGTCGTTGTGCTTCAGTCCCTGGAGCTTCTGTCTGACAACAGGGTGCTCATGGACCAGTTAGAAAAATACATCACTGCTGAATATTATTTGGAAAGGAAACTAAAAGAATTTTTGCAGTGGGAAACTAATAATGCAGTGAACTTTCACATATCCATATTTGCAGAGATGTTTGGTCTTCTATCCTCTCTCTTGTCATTAGCTGCAGGTATCTATATTGGATTTTCAACATATTCAGTggtaattaaacaaaaagatgaagCAGCAATGGGGAAGGCCCTGAGCATGGCTGGGTCAGTGAGTCTCGTGAGTGTCACTGCAACTGGGTACATTCTGGGCCTCACTTTAGAAGGGTTTTTATTCATTACTATGAATGGCAGTATTTTGCTGAGTTTTTTTATTCCAGTAGTGGTAGTATGTCTGTTTACAATAATCATTGAGGTCAGCTTTAACTTACATTCTCATAAGTCATATTCTTTGTGGCTTTTTACACCAACTGTCGTATTCTACCTATTCATAATGGGACTTATATCTAAAATGAGGTTAATTCTTCTTGTTATTTTAACCCCTATGATTCTAGCTCTAAAAGAGCTTGAAAAATCACATTCCATCAAACTAACCACTCTAACTGTGCCATTGATGTTGATCATATGTGATTTATATGAAGTTGCAGGGCAGCAGATTGTTACCTTACAGCCACCAACATCCACAGACACAAGCAGTGTTGTACCAGAGGCCATTTTTGTTGGACTTTTAACTTCTCTGCTGTGGACAGTTACTGTAGGAATGTCACTGTTTGAATCTTGGCAAAGGGGCGGAGCAGGTAAAATCTGTGCTACTGCTGCAGGTTCTGGTGCAGCAGTTTTGGGTGTCATAAAGTTGGCTCTGCCTGTGCTGGGTCCAGGTCCCACTGTAGGAGCTCTGGTGGGGgtagcaggagcagcaggagtaTCTGTTTCTGCAGCGGTGGCTGTGACAGAGCAGCATGGCCGAGAAGTAGACCACTATGGGCTGGTGGGGAGTGTGGGGGTGACAATGGGGGCAGCTGTGGGAGCTTTTCTATCCTCATGTGTCCACAGTGGGCTGTCAGGGATGTTCATGGCTCTGTGTGCAGCTACAGTTCCTGCTGGAATGTTTTTATATTCCATATTTTGgagattgtttgtgtgtttatggatGTGCACGTATATAGCtgcattgtttttatcatttaccCATATTGTTTGGTTGGATAAAGCAGTAGACATGTTTTTTCTCAGTAATGTATATCTATGTGTATATTTGTGGTATCTGTCTGAGGAATAG
- the LOC124063694 gene encoding uncharacterized protein LOC124063694 isoform X3, with product MDRSDTDELNLEMPPVAEDNSRINRNITPPACGTSGLASVLSIFCFGLVSGAPGGLLLGGTAVVVLQSLELLSDNRVLMDQLEKYITAEYYLERKLKEFLQWETNNAVNFHISIFAEMFGLLSSLLSLAAGIYIGFSTYSVVIKQKDEAAMGKALSMAGSVSLVSVTATGYILGLTLEGFLFITMNGSILLSFFIPVVVVCLFTIIIEVSFNLHSHKSYSLWLFTPTVVFYLFIMGLISKMRLILLVILTPMILALKELEKSHSIKLTTLTVPLMLIICDLYEVAGQQIVTLQPPTSTDTSSVVPEAIFVGLLTSLLWTVTVGMSLFESWQRGGAGKICATAAGSGAAVLGVIKLALPVLGPGPTVGALVGVAGAAGVSVSAAVAVTEQHGREVDHYGLVGSVGVTMGAAVGAFLSSCVHSGLSGMFMALCAATVPAGMFLYSIFWRLFVCLWMCTYIAALFLSFTHIVWLDKAVDMFFLSNVYLCVYLWYLSEE from the exons ATGGACCGATCTGACACTG ATGAGCTGAACCTTGAGATGCCTCCTGTTGCAGAGGACAACAGCAGGATCAACAG AAATATCACACCACCTGCCTGTGGTACCTCTg GTTTGGCATCAGTCCTTTCCATCTTTTGCTTTGGACTGGTGTCAGGAGCTCCAGGAGGTCTTCTGCTGGGAGGGACAGCAGTCGTTGTGCTTCAGTCCCTGGAGCTTCTGTCTGACAACAGGGTGCTCATGGACCAGTTAGAAAAATACATCACTGCTGAATATTATTTGGAAAGGAAACTAAAAGAATTTTTGCAGTGGGAAACTAATAATGCAGTGAACTTTCACATATCCATATTTGCAGAGATGTTTGGTCTTCTATCCTCTCTCTTGTCATTAGCTGCAGGTATCTATATTGGATTTTCAACATATTCAGTggtaattaaacaaaaagatgaagCAGCAATGGGGAAGGCCCTGAGCATGGCTGGGTCAGTGAGTCTCGTGAGTGTCACTGCAACTGGGTACATTCTGGGCCTCACTTTAGAAGGGTTTTTATTCATTACTATGAATGGCAGTATTTTGCTGAGTTTTTTTATTCCAGTAGTGGTAGTATGTCTGTTTACAATAATCATTGAGGTCAGCTTTAACTTACATTCTCATAAGTCATATTCTTTGTGGCTTTTTACACCAACTGTCGTATTCTACCTATTCATAATGGGACTTATATCTAAAATGAGGTTAATTCTTCTTGTTATTTTAACCCCTATGATTCTAGCTCTAAAAGAGCTTGAAAAATCACATTCCATCAAACTAACCACTCTAACTGTGCCATTGATGTTGATCATATGTGATTTATATGAAGTTGCAGGGCAGCAGATTGTTACCTTACAGCCACCAACATCCACAGACACAAGCAGTGTTGTACCAGAGGCCATTTTTGTTGGACTTTTAACTTCTCTGCTGTGGACAGTTACTGTAGGAATGTCACTGTTTGAATCTTGGCAAAGGGGCGGAGCAGGTAAAATCTGTGCTACTGCTGCAGGTTCTGGTGCAGCAGTTTTGGGTGTCATAAAGTTGGCTCTGCCTGTGCTGGGTCCAGGTCCCACTGTAGGAGCTCTGGTGGGGgtagcaggagcagcaggagtaTCTGTTTCTGCAGCGGTGGCTGTGACAGAGCAGCATGGCCGAGAAGTAGACCACTATGGGCTGGTGGGGAGTGTGGGGGTGACAATGGGGGCAGCTGTGGGAGCTTTTCTATCCTCATGTGTCCACAGTGGGCTGTCAGGGATGTTCATGGCTCTGTGTGCAGCTACAGTTCCTGCTGGAATGTTTTTATATTCCATATTTTGgagattgtttgtgtgtttatggatGTGCACGTATATAGCtgcattgtttttatcatttaccCATATTGTTTGGTTGGATAAAGCAGTAGACATGTTTTTTCTCAGTAATGTATATCTATGTGTATATTTGTGGTATCTGTCTGAGGAATAG
- the LOC124063694 gene encoding uncharacterized protein LOC124063694 isoform X2, whose product MDPSDTDELNIQMPPVAEDNSRINRVIRQLPCVTSRLASVLSIFCFGLVSGAPGGLLLGGTAVVVLQSLELLSDNRVLMDQLEKYITAEYYLERKLKEFLQWETNNAVNFHISIFAEMFGLLSSLLSLAAGIYIGFSTYSVVIKQKDEAAMGKALSMAGSVSLVSVTATGYILGLTLEGFLFITMNGSILLSFFIPVVVVCLFTIIIEVSFNLHSHKSYSLWLFTPTVVFYLFIMGLISKMRLILLVILTPMILALKELEKSHSIKLTTLTVPLMLIICDLYEVAGQQIVTLQPPTSTDTSSVVPEAIFVGLLTSLLWTVTVGMSLFESWQRGGAGKICATAAGSGAAVLGVIKLALPVLGPGPTVGALVGVAGAAGVSVSAAVAVTEQHGREVDHYGLVGSVGVTMGAAVGAFLSSCVHSGLSGMFMALCAATVPAGMFLYSIFWRLFVCLWMCTYIAALFLSFTHIVWLDKAVDMFFLSNVYLCVYLWYLSEE is encoded by the exons GTTTGGCATCAGTCCTTTCCATCTTTTGCTTTGGACTGGTGTCAGGAGCTCCAGGAGGTCTTCTGCTGGGAGGGACAGCAGTCGTTGTGCTTCAGTCCCTGGAGCTTCTGTCTGACAACAGGGTGCTCATGGACCAGTTAGAAAAATAC ATCACTGCTGAATATTATTTGGAAAGGAAACTAAAAGAATTTTTGCAGTGGGAAACTAATAATGCAGTGAACTTTCACATATCCATATTTGCAGAGATGTTTGGTCTTCTATCCTCTCTCTTGTCATTAGCTGCAGGTATCTATATTGGATTTTCAACATATTCAGTggtaattaaacaaaaagatgaagCAGCAATGGGGAAGGCCCTGAGCATGGCTGGGTCAGTGAGTCTCGTGAGTGTCACTGCAACTGGGTACATTCTGGGCCTCACTTTAGAAGGGTTTTTATTCATTACTATGAATGGCAGTATTTTGCTGAGTTTTTTTATTCCAGTAGTGGTAGTATGTCTGTTTACAATAATCATTGAGGTCAGCTTTAACTTACATTCTCATAAGTCATATTCTTTGTGGCTTTTTACACCAACTGTCGTATTCTACCTATTCATAATGGGACTTATATCTAAAATGAGGTTAATTCTTCTTGTTATTTTAACCCCTATGATTCTAGCTCTAAAAGAGCTTGAAAAATCACATTCCATCAAACTAACCACTCTAACTGTGCCATTGATGTTGATCATATGTGATTTATATGAAGTTGCAGGGCAGCAGATTGTTACCTTACAGCCACCAACATCCACAGACACAAGCAGTGTTGTACCAGAGGCCATTTTTGTTGGACTTTTAACTTCTCTGCTGTGGACAGTTACTGTAGGAATGTCACTGTTTGAATCTTGGCAAAGGGGCGGAGCAGGTAAAATCTGTGCTACTGCTGCAGGTTCTGGTGCAGCAGTTTTGGGTGTCATAAAGTTGGCTCTGCCTGTGCTGGGTCCAGGTCCCACTGTAGGAGCTCTGGTGGGGgtagcaggagcagcaggagtaTCTGTTTCTGCAGCGGTGGCTGTGACAGAGCAGCATGGCCGAGAAGTAGACCACTATGGGCTGGTGGGGAGTGTGGGGGTGACAATGGGGGCAGCTGTGGGAGCTTTTCTATCCTCATGTGTCCACAGTGGGCTGTCAGGGATGTTCATGGCTCTGTGTGCAGCTACAGTTCCTGCTGGAATGTTTTTATATTCCATATTTTGgagattgtttgtgtgtttatggatGTGCACGTATATAGCtgcattgtttttatcatttaccCATATTGTTTGGTTGGATAAAGCAGTAGACATGTTTTTTCTCAGTAATGTATATCTATGTGTATATTTGTGGTATCTGTCTGAGGAATAG
- the LOC124063694 gene encoding uncharacterized protein LOC124063694 isoform X4 yields MDRSDTDELNIQMPPVAEDNSRINRVIRQLPCVTSRLASVLSIFCFGLVSGAPGGLLLGGTAVVVLQSLELLSDNRVLMDQLEKYITAEYYLERKLKEFLQWETNNAVNFHISIFAEMFGLLSSLLSLAAGIYIGFSTYSVVIKQKDEAAMGKALSMAGSVSLVSVTATGYILGLTLEGFLFITMNGSILLSFFIPVVVVCLFTIIIEVSFNLHSHKSYSLWLFTPTVVFYLFIMGLISKMRLILLVILTPMILALKELEKSHSIKLTTLTVPLMLIICDLYEVAGQQIVTLQPPTSTDTSSVVPEAIFVGLLTSLLWTVTVGMSLFESWQRGGAGKICATAAGSGAAVLGVIKLALPVLGPGPTVGALVGVAGAAGVSVSAAVAVTEQHGREVDHYGLVGSVGVTMGAAVGAFLSSCVHSGLSGMFMALCAATVPAGMFLYSIFWRLFVCLWMCTYIAALFLSFTHIVWLDKAVDMFFLSNVYLCVYLWYLSEE; encoded by the exons ATGGACCGATCTGACACTG ATGAGCTGAACATTCAGATGCCTCCTGTTGCAGAGGACAACAGCAGGATCAACAG AGTCATCAGACAACTTCCCTGTGTTACCTCTC GTTTGGCATCAGTCCTTTCCATCTTTTGCTTTGGACTGGTGTCAGGAGCTCCAGGAGGTCTTCTGCTGGGAGGGACAGCAGTCGTTGTGCTTCAGTCCCTGGAGCTTCTGTCTGACAACAGGGTGCTCATGGACCAGTTAGAAAAATACATCACTGCTGAATATTATTTGGAAAGGAAACTAAAAGAATTTTTGCAGTGGGAAACTAATAATGCAGTGAACTTTCACATATCCATATTTGCAGAGATGTTTGGTCTTCTATCCTCTCTCTTGTCATTAGCTGCAGGTATCTATATTGGATTTTCAACATATTCAGTggtaattaaacaaaaagatgaagCAGCAATGGGGAAGGCCCTGAGCATGGCTGGGTCAGTGAGTCTCGTGAGTGTCACTGCAACTGGGTACATTCTGGGCCTCACTTTAGAAGGGTTTTTATTCATTACTATGAATGGCAGTATTTTGCTGAGTTTTTTTATTCCAGTAGTGGTAGTATGTCTGTTTACAATAATCATTGAGGTCAGCTTTAACTTACATTCTCATAAGTCATATTCTTTGTGGCTTTTTACACCAACTGTCGTATTCTACCTATTCATAATGGGACTTATATCTAAAATGAGGTTAATTCTTCTTGTTATTTTAACCCCTATGATTCTAGCTCTAAAAGAGCTTGAAAAATCACATTCCATCAAACTAACCACTCTAACTGTGCCATTGATGTTGATCATATGTGATTTATATGAAGTTGCAGGGCAGCAGATTGTTACCTTACAGCCACCAACATCCACAGACACAAGCAGTGTTGTACCAGAGGCCATTTTTGTTGGACTTTTAACTTCTCTGCTGTGGACAGTTACTGTAGGAATGTCACTGTTTGAATCTTGGCAAAGGGGCGGAGCAGGTAAAATCTGTGCTACTGCTGCAGGTTCTGGTGCAGCAGTTTTGGGTGTCATAAAGTTGGCTCTGCCTGTGCTGGGTCCAGGTCCCACTGTAGGAGCTCTGGTGGGGgtagcaggagcagcaggagtaTCTGTTTCTGCAGCGGTGGCTGTGACAGAGCAGCATGGCCGAGAAGTAGACCACTATGGGCTGGTGGGGAGTGTGGGGGTGACAATGGGGGCAGCTGTGGGAGCTTTTCTATCCTCATGTGTCCACAGTGGGCTGTCAGGGATGTTCATGGCTCTGTGTGCAGCTACAGTTCCTGCTGGAATGTTTTTATATTCCATATTTTGgagattgtttgtgtgtttatggatGTGCACGTATATAGCtgcattgtttttatcatttaccCATATTGTTTGGTTGGATAAAGCAGTAGACATGTTTTTTCTCAGTAATGTATATCTATGTGTATATTTGTGGTATCTGTCTGAGGAATAG
- the LOC124063694 gene encoding uncharacterized protein LOC124063694 isoform X8: MDQLEKYITAEYYLERKLKEFLQWETNNAVNFHISIFAEMFGLLSSLLSLAAGIYIGFSTYSVVIKQKDEAAMGKALSMAGSVSLVSVTATGYILGLTLEGFLFITMNGSILLSFFIPVVVVCLFTIIIEVSFNLHSHKSYSLWLFTPTVVFYLFIMGLISKMRLILLVILTPMILALKELEKSHSIKLTTLTVPLMLIICDLYEVAGQQIVTLQPPTSTDTSSVVPEAIFVGLLTSLLWTVTVGMSLFESWQRGGAGKICATAAGSGAAVLGVIKLALPVLGPGPTVGALVGVAGAAGVSVSAAVAVTEQHGREVDHYGLVGSVGVTMGAAVGAFLSSCVHSGLSGMFMALCAATVPAGMFLYSIFWRLFVCLWMCTYIAALFLSFTHIVWLDKAVDMFFLSNVYLCVYLWYLSEE, from the coding sequence ATGGACCAGTTAGAAAAATACATCACTGCTGAATATTATTTGGAAAGGAAACTAAAAGAATTTTTGCAGTGGGAAACTAATAATGCAGTGAACTTTCACATATCCATATTTGCAGAGATGTTTGGTCTTCTATCCTCTCTCTTGTCATTAGCTGCAGGTATCTATATTGGATTTTCAACATATTCAGTggtaattaaacaaaaagatgaagCAGCAATGGGGAAGGCCCTGAGCATGGCTGGGTCAGTGAGTCTCGTGAGTGTCACTGCAACTGGGTACATTCTGGGCCTCACTTTAGAAGGGTTTTTATTCATTACTATGAATGGCAGTATTTTGCTGAGTTTTTTTATTCCAGTAGTGGTAGTATGTCTGTTTACAATAATCATTGAGGTCAGCTTTAACTTACATTCTCATAAGTCATATTCTTTGTGGCTTTTTACACCAACTGTCGTATTCTACCTATTCATAATGGGACTTATATCTAAAATGAGGTTAATTCTTCTTGTTATTTTAACCCCTATGATTCTAGCTCTAAAAGAGCTTGAAAAATCACATTCCATCAAACTAACCACTCTAACTGTGCCATTGATGTTGATCATATGTGATTTATATGAAGTTGCAGGGCAGCAGATTGTTACCTTACAGCCACCAACATCCACAGACACAAGCAGTGTTGTACCAGAGGCCATTTTTGTTGGACTTTTAACTTCTCTGCTGTGGACAGTTACTGTAGGAATGTCACTGTTTGAATCTTGGCAAAGGGGCGGAGCAGGTAAAATCTGTGCTACTGCTGCAGGTTCTGGTGCAGCAGTTTTGGGTGTCATAAAGTTGGCTCTGCCTGTGCTGGGTCCAGGTCCCACTGTAGGAGCTCTGGTGGGGgtagcaggagcagcaggagtaTCTGTTTCTGCAGCGGTGGCTGTGACAGAGCAGCATGGCCGAGAAGTAGACCACTATGGGCTGGTGGGGAGTGTGGGGGTGACAATGGGGGCAGCTGTGGGAGCTTTTCTATCCTCATGTGTCCACAGTGGGCTGTCAGGGATGTTCATGGCTCTGTGTGCAGCTACAGTTCCTGCTGGAATGTTTTTATATTCCATATTTTGgagattgtttgtgtgtttatggatGTGCACGTATATAGCtgcattgtttttatcatttaccCATATTGTTTGGTTGGATAAAGCAGTAGACATGTTTTTTCTCAGTAATGTATATCTATGTGTATATTTGTGGTATCTGTCTGAGGAATAG
- the LOC124063694 gene encoding uncharacterized protein LOC124063694 isoform X7: MDQLEKNTTDDYYLEKQANRSLTREGNIQIHDIYISIFTVIFGVFSSSLSLAAGIYIGLSMYSLVIKQKGEAAMGKALTMAGSVSLVGVTATGYILGLTLESFLSMTLYVHISLLIFFSVISFLLLLCRTLARFKSSHILFAVNFSFLTSYAALFTIIIGSFCKIRFTLFFILTPMILALKELEKSYRIIPTTLTVPLMLIICDLYEVAGQQIVTLQPPTSTDTSSVVPEAIFVGLLTSLLWTVTVGMSLFESWQRGGAGKICATAAGSGVAVLGVIKALPVLGPGPTVGVLVGVAGAAGVSVSAAVAVTEQHGREVDHYGLVGSVGVIVGAAVGAFLSSCVHSGLSGMFMALCAATVPVGAFLNSLLLFLNHTTLFALWFKNKLRPPVHNEVEEKKERKKKKRKRKRKRKRKRKEKEKSQSR; encoded by the coding sequence ATGGACCAGTtagaaaaaaacaccactgaTGATTATTATTTGGAAAAACAAGCGAACAGAAGTTTAACACGGGAAGGGAATATTCAAATACATGACATTTACATATCCATATTTACAGTGATATTTGGTGTGTTTTCCTCAAGCTTGTCATTAGCCGCAGGTATCTACATTGGATTATCAATGTATTCATTGgtaattaaacaaaaaggtGAAGCAGCAATGGGGAAGGCCCTGACCATGGCTGGGTCAGTGAGTCTTGTGGGTGTCACTGCAACTGGATACATTCTGGGCCTCACTTTAGAAAGTTTTCTATCCATGACTTTATATGTGCATATTTctctgttgatttttttttcagtaatttcaTTTCTACTTCTTCTGTGTAGAACCCTGGCCAGATTTAAATCAAGTCATATTTTGTTTGCagttaatttttcttttttgacatcaTATGCTGCATTGTTTACAATTATTATTGGTAGTTTCTGTAAAATAAGgtttactcttttttttattttaaccccTATGATTCTAGCTCTAAAAGAGCTTGAAAAATCATATCGCATCATACCAACCACTCTAACTGTGCCATTGATGTTGATCATATGTGATTTATATGAAGTTGCAGGGCAGCAGATTGTTACCTTACAGCCACCAACATCCACAGACACAAGCAGTGTTGTACCAGAGGCCATTTTTGTTGGACTTTTAACTTCTCTGCTGTGGACAGTTACTGTAGGAATGTCACTGTTTGAATCTTGGCAAAGGGGCGGAGCAGGTAAAATCTGTGCTACTGCTGCAGGTTCTGGTGTAGCAGTTTTGGGTGTCATAAAGGCTCTGCCTGTGCTGGGTCCAGGTCCCACTGTAGGAGTTCTGGTGGGGgtagcaggagcagcaggagtatctgtttctgcagcagtgGCTGTGACAGAGCAGCATGGCCGAGAAGTAGACCACTATGGGCTGGTGGGAAGTGTGGGGGTGATAGTGGGGGCAGCTGTGGGAGCTTTTCTATCCTCATGTGTCCACAGTGGGCTGTCAGGTATGTTCATGGCTCTGTGTGCAGCTACAGTTCCCGTTGGAGCCTTTCTGAATTCCCTTCTGCTATTCCTTAACCACACTACTTTGTTTGCGTTATGGTTTAAGAACAAGCTTCGTCCACCTGTTCATAATgaagtggaagaaaagaaagaaagaaagaaaaagaaaagaaaaagaaaaagaaaaagaaaaagaaaaagaaaagaaaaagaaaagtctcaGTCCAGATAA
- the LOC124063694 gene encoding uncharacterized protein LOC124063694 isoform X1: protein MDRSDTDELNIQMPPVAEDNSRINRVIRQLPCVTSRLASVFSIFCFGLVSGAPGGSLLGGTAVVVLQSLELLSDNRVLMDQLEKNTTDDYYLEKQANRSLTREGNIQIHDIYISIFTVIFGVFSSSLSLAAGIYIGLSMYSLVIKQKGEAAMGKALTMAGSVSLVGVTATGYILGLTLESFLSMTLYVHISLLIFFSVISFLLLLCRTLARFKSSHILFAVNFSFLTSYAALFTIIIGSFCKIRFTLFFILTPMILALKELEKSYRIIPTTLTVPLMLIICDLYEVAGQQIVTLQPPTSTDTSSVVPEAIFVGLLTSLLWTVTVGMSLFESWQRGGAGKICATAAGSGVAVLGVIKALPVLGPGPTVGVLVGVAGAAGVSVSAAVAVTEQHGREVDHYGLVGSVGVIVGAAVGAFLSSCVHSGLSGMFMALCAATVPVGAFLNSLLLFLNHTTLFALWFKNKLRPPVHNEVEEKKERKKKKRKRKRKRKRKRKEKEKSQSR, encoded by the exons ATGGACCGATCTGACACTG ATGAGCTGAACATTCAGATGCCTCCTGTTGCAGAGGACAACAGCAGGATCAACAG AGTCATCAGACAACTTCCCTGTGTTACCTCTC GTTTGGCATCAGTCTTTTCCATCTTTTGCTTTGGACTGGTGTCAGGAGCTCCAGGAGGTTCTCTGCTGGGAGGGACAGCAGTCGTTGTGCTTCAGTCCCTGGAGCTTCTGTCTGACAACAGGGTGCTCATGGACCAGTtagaaaaaaacaccactgaTGATTATTATTTGGAAAAACAAGCGAACAGAAGTTTAACACGGGAAGGGAATATTCAAATACATGACATTTACATATCCATATTTACAGTGATATTTGGTGTGTTTTCCTCAAGCTTGTCATTAGCCGCAGGTATCTACATTGGATTATCAATGTATTCATTGgtaattaaacaaaaaggtGAAGCAGCAATGGGGAAGGCCCTGACCATGGCTGGGTCAGTGAGTCTTGTGGGTGTCACTGCAACTGGATACATTCTGGGCCTCACTTTAGAAAGTTTTCTATCCATGACTTTATATGTGCATATTTctctgttgatttttttttcagtaatttcaTTTCTACTTCTTCTGTGTAGAACCCTGGCCAGATTTAAATCAAGTCATATTTTGTTTGCagttaatttttcttttttgacatcaTATGCTGCATTGTTTACAATTATTATTGGTAGTTTCTGTAAAATAAGgtttactcttttttttattttaaccccTATGATTCTAGCTCTAAAAGAGCTTGAAAAATCATATCGCATCATACCAACCACTCTAACTGTGCCATTGATGTTGATCATATGTGATTTATATGAAGTTGCAGGGCAGCAGATTGTTACCTTACAGCCACCAACATCCACAGACACAAGCAGTGTTGTACCAGAGGCCATTTTTGTTGGACTTTTAACTTCTCTGCTGTGGACAGTTACTGTAGGAATGTCACTGTTTGAATCTTGGCAAAGGGGCGGAGCAGGTAAAATCTGTGCTACTGCTGCAGGTTCTGGTGTAGCAGTTTTGGGTGTCATAAAGGCTCTGCCTGTGCTGGGTCCAGGTCCCACTGTAGGAGTTCTGGTGGGGgtagcaggagcagcaggagtatctgtttctgcagcagtgGCTGTGACAGAGCAGCATGGCCGAGAAGTAGACCACTATGGGCTGGTGGGAAGTGTGGGGGTGATAGTGGGGGCAGCTGTGGGAGCTTTTCTATCCTCATGTGTCCACAGTGGGCTGTCAGGTATGTTCATGGCTCTGTGTGCAGCTACAGTTCCCGTTGGAGCCTTTCTGAATTCCCTTCTGCTATTCCTTAACCACACTACTTTGTTTGCGTTATGGTTTAAGAACAAGCTTCGTCCACCTGTTCATAATgaagtggaagaaaagaaagaaagaaagaaaaagaaaagaaaaagaaaaagaaaaagaaaaagaaaaagaaaagaaaaagaaaagtctcaGTCCAGATAA